Proteins found in one Phycodurus eques isolate BA_2022a chromosome 18, UOR_Pequ_1.1, whole genome shotgun sequence genomic segment:
- the sprtn gene encoding DNA-dependent metalloprotease SPRTN isoform X2 → MDDDYALALQLQEQFDHEANDAELDGGYGGGGPLVPWKPEKPLSIVDASWETLDPTPDVRAMFLEFNDRFFWAKLSGVEVKWSPRMTLCAGVCSYEGRGGLCSIRLSEPLLKLRPRKDLVETLLHEMIHALLFVTQNNRDRDGHGPEFCKHMNRINKDAGTSITVYHNFNDEVDVYRQHWWRCDGPCQTRKPYFGFVKRAMNRAPSALDPWWGDHQRTCGGNYTKVKEPEGYGKKEAKKDRKMLVIEKSAGARDIRDVIAFSGKGFVLGGNPSSASYSPGPASSSVSKPVTPSPPARVVPAVRPPATQGHKTLAKKSVGNTSVFVNINGSPVRIAKPHGGRGDDDDGVGGRDVGGFAGRSGISGPGIGGGVGGGDGGHGVFSRRVGGSDVGCRGMGSVGGGRGAGGGKNEDPNRLKQTSIGIFFNNKSTNSFITDSPMKTNSTTLTSVAPSAFNNHLNYDKLTSSPSPSERPGNAAATTPQWKKKRPLDDSAGVFELFNKRLKMESEGHEDSTPTSIYAAASSSSSVAVTVRCPVCQAGVQESDINEHLDSCLC, encoded by the exons ATGGATGACGACTATGCGCTCGCCCTGCAGCTTCAGGAGCAGTTCGACCATGAAGCGAACGACGCGGAGCTGGACGGCGGTTACGGCGGGGGCGGGCCGCTGGTCCCCTGGAAGCCCGAGAAACCGTTGTCCATCGTGGACGCGTCGTGGGAGACGCTGGACCCCACGCCCGACGTGCGCGCGATGTTCCTGGAGTTCAACGACAGGTTCTTCTGGGCCAAACTCAGCGGCGTGGAGGTCAAGTGGAGCCCCAGGATGACCCT GTGTGCCGGCGTGTGTTCTTACGAGGGTCGCGGTGGACTTTGTTCGATCAGACTCAGCGAGCCTCTGCTCAAGCTCAGACCCCGGAAAGACCTGGTGGAG ACCCTGCTGCACGAGATGATCCACGCGCTGCTGTTCGTGACGCAGAACAACCGAGACCGCGACGGCCACGGGCCCGAGTTCTGCAAGCACATGAACCGCATCAACAAGGATGCCGGCACCAGCATCACC GTGTACCACAACTTCAACGACGAAGTGGACGTGTACCGCCAGCACTGGTGGCGCTGCGACGGCCCCTGCCAAACGCGCAAGCCCTACTTCGGGTTCGTCAAGAGGGCCATGAATCGGGCCCCCTCGGCCCTGGACCCCTGGTGGGGGGACCACCAGAGGACGTGCGGGGGCAACTACACCAAAGTGAAGGAGCCCGAGGGCTACGGCAAGAAGGAGgccaaaaaagacagaaagatgCTCGTCATTGAAAAATCTGCgg GAGCTCGGGACATTCGGGACGTGATCGCGTTCAGCGGCAAAGGCTTCGTCCTGGGCGGGAATCCCTCCTCCGCGTCTTACTCCCCaggccccgcctcctcctctgtcAGTAAACCCGTCACGCCTTCGCCTCCAGCTCGAGTCGTTCCCGCGGTCAGACCGCCGGCGACGCAGGGCCACAAGACGCTCGCCAAGAAGTCGGTCGGTAACACTAGCGTGTTTGTCAACATTAATGGATCGCCGGTCAGGATCGCCAAGCCTCATGGCGGAcgcggcgacgacgacgacggcgttGGCGGTCGTGACGTCGGGGGCTTCGCTGGCCGCAGCGGCATTAGTGGTCCCGGCATTGGCGGCGGTGTTGGTGGAGGCGACGGCGGTCACGGTGTTTTTAGTCGAAGGGTTGGCGGCAGCGACGTTGGCTGTCGTGGCATGGGCAGCGTTGGTGGCGGTCGCGGCGCTGGCGGTGGCAAGAATGAAGATCCGAATAGACTGAAGCAGACGTCCATTGGTATTTTCTTCAACAACAAGTCGACAAATTCATTCATCACAGACTcaccaatgaaaacaaattccacGACTTTGACTTCAGTCGCTCCATCGGCTTTTAATAATCATCTTAATTACGATAAATTGACCTCATCGCCTTCTCCGTCCGAGCGTCCGGGCAACGCCGCCGCTACCACGCCTCAGTGGAAGAAGAAGAGACCTCTGGACGACTCGGCCGGCGTCTTCGAGCTCTTCAACAAGAGGCTGAAGATGGAATCTGAAGGACACGAGGACTCGACGCCAACGAGTATCTACGCCGCCgcatcgtcgtcgtcttctGTGGCGGTGACGGTCCGGTGTCCCGTGTGTCAGGCCGGCGTGCAGGAGTCCGACATCAACGAGCACCTGGACTCCTGCCTCTGCTGA
- the exoc8 gene encoding exocyst complex component 8 translates to MSDPGNRLRKLLESPNFHPQNYVKQLSQQSDGDRDLQEHRQKIQNLADETAQNLKKNVYKNYRQFIETAKEISYLESEMYQLSHILTEQKSIMESITQALLSTDKDETSKEMQAAFPKESEELKQRSLTSLLEKVEGGKTIMDTPGRHLVYNGDLVEFDVDNMSPVQKVHAFLMNDCLLIATWLANRRGAVKYKYNALYDLESFAVVNVKDNPPMKDMFKILMFPDSRIFQAENSKIKKEWLEILDETKKNKASKERGKKEEEMPTSPVRAEVSTNPFDQDDDEQGEVEESVDLGLEWIQELPEDLDVCIAQRDFEGAVDLLDKLNEYLKEEPLTPKVKELRAKVDERVRQLTDVLVFELSPDRSLRGGPQATRRAVSQLIRLGQSTKACELFLKNRAAAVHTAIRQLRIEGATLLYIHKLCNIFFTGLLETAKEFQMDFAGSTGCYSAFVAWSRSAMTMFVDAFSKQVFESKESLSTASECVKVAKQHCLQLTEIGLDLTFTLESLLVKDVKAALLSYKDVIVEASKHRNSEEMWRRMNLMTPEALGKLKEEMRASGMSTFDAYTGADCWVNLSYTLVAFTKQLLSFLEEALKLYFPELHTVLLESLREIVLVAVQHVDYSLRCEQDADKKAFVLLNAAFLHDCVLPEVERRFEEAVGKPAKQLRDLRKSIRPVRINPESTTSLV, encoded by the exons ATGTCCGACCCGGGAAACCGACTCCGCAAGCTGCTGGAGTCGCCCAATTTCCACCCTCAGAATTACGTGAAGCAGCTGTCCCAGCAATCGGACGGCGACCGAGACCTTCAGGAGCACCGGCAGAAGATCCAAAACTTGGCCGACGAGACGGCCCAGAACCTGAAGAAGAACGTCTACAAAAACTACCGGCAGTTCATCGAGACGGCCAAGGAGATCTCGTACCTGGAGAGCGAGATGTACCAGCTGAGCCACATCCTGACGGAGCAGAAGAGCATCATGGAGAGCATCACGCAG GCTCTGCTGTCCACCGACAAGGACGAGACCTCCAAGGAAATGCAGGCCGCCTTCCCCAAGGAGAGCGAGGAGCTGAAGCAGAGGAGCCTCACCTCGCTTCTGGAGAAGGTGGAGGGCGGCAAGACCATCATGGACACGCCCGGGAGGCACCTGGTGTACAACGGCGACCTAGTAGAGTTCGACGTGGACAACATGTCCCCCGTCCAGAAGGTGCACGCCTTCCTCATGAACGACTGCCTACTGATCGCCACCTGGCTGGCCAACCGGCGCGGGGCCGTCAAGTACAAGTACAACGCCTTGTACGACCTGGAGAGCTTCGCCGTGGTCAACGTCAAGGACAACCCGCCCATGAAGGACATGTTCAAGATCCTCATGTTCCCAGACAGCCGCATCTTCCAGGCGGAGAACAGCAAGATCAAGAAGGAGTGGCTGGAGATCCTGGACGAGACCAAGAAGAACAAAGCCAGCAAGGAGCGGGGCAAGAAGGAAGAGGAGATGCCGACGTCGCCCGTTCGGGCCGAAGTGTCCACCAACCCTTTTGACCAGGATGACGACGAGCAGGGAGAG GTGGAGGAGAGCGTGGACCTCGGTCTGGAATGGATCCAGGAGCTGCCCGAGGACCTGGACGTGTGCATCGCCCAGAGGGACTTTGAGGGCGCCGTGGACCTGCTGGACAAGCTCAACGAGTACTTGAAAGAGGAGCCGCTCACGCCCAAGGTGAAGGAGCTGCGGGCCAAGGTGGACGAGCGAGTGAGGCAGCTGACCGACGTCCTCGTCTTCGAGCTGTCCCCGGATCGCTCGCTACGCGGCGGGCCTCAGGCTACCAGGCGGGCTGTGTCGCAGCTCATCAGGCTAg GCCAGTCCACCAAGGCGTGCGAGCTGTTCCTGAAGAACCGCGCGGCGGCTGTGCACACGGCCATCCGGCAGCTGCGCATCGAGGGCGCCACGCTGCTCTACATACACAAGCTCTGCAACATCTTCTTCACCGGCCTGCTGGAGACGGCCAAGGAGTTCCAGATGGACTTCGCCGGCAGCACGGGCTGTTACTCGGCCTTCGTGGCGTGGTCCCGCTCGGCCATGACGATGTTCGTGGACGCCTTCAGCAAACAG GTGTTCGAGAGCAAGGAGAGCCTGTCGACGGCGTCCGAGTGCGTGAAGGTGGCCAAGCAGCACTGTCTCCAGCTGACCGAGATCGGCCTGGACCTGACCTTCACGCTGGAGTCTCTGCTGGTGAAGGACGTGAAGGCGGCCCTGCTCAGCTACAAGGACGTCATCGTGGAGGCCAGCAAGCATCGCAACTCCGAGGAGATGTGGAGGAGGATGAACCTCATGACACCGGAGGCGCTCGGCAAGCTCAAG GAGGAGATGCGCGCGAGTGGCATGTCGACGTTCGACGCGTACACGGGCGCCGACTGCTGGGTGAACCTGAGCTACACGCTGGTGGCCTTCACCAAGCAGCTCCTGAGCTTCCTGGAGGAGGCCCTGAAGCTCTACTTCCCCGAGCTGCACACGGTGCTGCTGGAGAGCCTGCGCGAGATCGTGCTGGTGGCCGTGCAGCACGTGGACTACAGCCTGCGCTGCGAGCAGGACGCCGACAAGAAGGCCTTCGTGCTGCTCAACGCCGCCTTCCTGCACGACTGCGTGCTGCCCGAGGTGG
- the arv1 gene encoding protein ARV1, which produces MAEADFRCVECNEKATELHRDYSNGILKITLCGSCQKPVDKYIEYDPVIILIDAILCKTQAFRHILFNTSLDIHWKLCVFCLLCEAYLRWSLRRSPEPSGDPADIIRYAKELEFYGMVALAALELSAFCGGVLSVLRAASRLRGDGVDLHLLLRALLLSCYGKVLLVPAVIWEHDFLPLCLGFIKLFVLTSNTQAVRVILNCRRRLAFWAVCAGLLSETLAARTCQTVAAAIQKGAVFDWNDLIFV; this is translated from the exons ATGGCGGAAGCTGACTTCAGATGCGTCGAGTGTAACGAAAAGGCAACGGAGCTTCACCGAGATTACAGCAACGGGATCTTGAAGATCACATTATGC GGGTCCTGCCAGAAGCCAGTGGACAAGTACATCGAATACGATCCGGTCATCATCCTGATCGACGCCATCTTGTGCAAGACGCAGGCCTTCAGGCACATTTTGTTCAACACGAGCTTGGAT ATCCACTGGAAGCTGTGCGTGTTCTGCCTGCTGTGCGAGGCCTACCTCAGGTGGTCGCTACGGCGCAGCCCGGAGCCCAGCGGCGACCCCGCCGACATCATCAGGTACGCCAAGGAGTTGGAATTCTACGGCATGGTGGCCTTGGCAGCGCTGG agCTGTCGGCGTTCTGCGGCGGCGTGCTGTCGGTCCTGCGGGCGGCGTCCCGTCTCCGCGGCGACGGCGTGGATCTCCATCTCCTCCTGCGAGCGCTGCTGCTGTCGTGCTACGGCAAAGTCCTCCTGGTGCCCGCCGTCATCTGGGAGCACGACTTCCTTCCGCTCTGCCTCGGCTTCATCAAACTCTTCGTGCTCACCTCCAACACGCAGGCCGTCCGAG TGATCCTAAACTGCAGAAGGCGCTTGGCGTTCTGGGCCGTGTGCGCGGGCCTGCTGTCGGAGACGCTCGCGGCGCGGACGTGTCAAACCGTAGCGGCTGCTATCCAGAAAGGGGCCGTGTTTGATTGGAACGActtaatttttgtttaa
- the sprtn gene encoding DNA-dependent metalloprotease SPRTN isoform X1: protein MDDDYALALQLQEQFDHEANDAELDGGYGGGGPLVPWKPEKPLSIVDASWETLDPTPDVRAMFLEFNDRFFWAKLSGVEVKWSPRMTLCAGVCSYEGRGGLCSIRLSEPLLKLRPRKDLVERCCISLCGQTLLHEMIHALLFVTQNNRDRDGHGPEFCKHMNRINKDAGTSITVYHNFNDEVDVYRQHWWRCDGPCQTRKPYFGFVKRAMNRAPSALDPWWGDHQRTCGGNYTKVKEPEGYGKKEAKKDRKMLVIEKSAGARDIRDVIAFSGKGFVLGGNPSSASYSPGPASSSVSKPVTPSPPARVVPAVRPPATQGHKTLAKKSVGNTSVFVNINGSPVRIAKPHGGRGDDDDGVGGRDVGGFAGRSGISGPGIGGGVGGGDGGHGVFSRRVGGSDVGCRGMGSVGGGRGAGGGKNEDPNRLKQTSIGIFFNNKSTNSFITDSPMKTNSTTLTSVAPSAFNNHLNYDKLTSSPSPSERPGNAAATTPQWKKKRPLDDSAGVFELFNKRLKMESEGHEDSTPTSIYAAASSSSSVAVTVRCPVCQAGVQESDINEHLDSCLC, encoded by the exons ATGGATGACGACTATGCGCTCGCCCTGCAGCTTCAGGAGCAGTTCGACCATGAAGCGAACGACGCGGAGCTGGACGGCGGTTACGGCGGGGGCGGGCCGCTGGTCCCCTGGAAGCCCGAGAAACCGTTGTCCATCGTGGACGCGTCGTGGGAGACGCTGGACCCCACGCCCGACGTGCGCGCGATGTTCCTGGAGTTCAACGACAGGTTCTTCTGGGCCAAACTCAGCGGCGTGGAGGTCAAGTGGAGCCCCAGGATGACCCT GTGTGCCGGCGTGTGTTCTTACGAGGGTCGCGGTGGACTTTGTTCGATCAGACTCAGCGAGCCTCTGCTCAAGCTCAGACCCCGGAAAGACCTGGTGGAG CGGTGCTGTATATCGTTGTGTGGTCAGACCCTGCTGCACGAGATGATCCACGCGCTGCTGTTCGTGACGCAGAACAACCGAGACCGCGACGGCCACGGGCCCGAGTTCTGCAAGCACATGAACCGCATCAACAAGGATGCCGGCACCAGCATCACC GTGTACCACAACTTCAACGACGAAGTGGACGTGTACCGCCAGCACTGGTGGCGCTGCGACGGCCCCTGCCAAACGCGCAAGCCCTACTTCGGGTTCGTCAAGAGGGCCATGAATCGGGCCCCCTCGGCCCTGGACCCCTGGTGGGGGGACCACCAGAGGACGTGCGGGGGCAACTACACCAAAGTGAAGGAGCCCGAGGGCTACGGCAAGAAGGAGgccaaaaaagacagaaagatgCTCGTCATTGAAAAATCTGCgg GAGCTCGGGACATTCGGGACGTGATCGCGTTCAGCGGCAAAGGCTTCGTCCTGGGCGGGAATCCCTCCTCCGCGTCTTACTCCCCaggccccgcctcctcctctgtcAGTAAACCCGTCACGCCTTCGCCTCCAGCTCGAGTCGTTCCCGCGGTCAGACCGCCGGCGACGCAGGGCCACAAGACGCTCGCCAAGAAGTCGGTCGGTAACACTAGCGTGTTTGTCAACATTAATGGATCGCCGGTCAGGATCGCCAAGCCTCATGGCGGAcgcggcgacgacgacgacggcgttGGCGGTCGTGACGTCGGGGGCTTCGCTGGCCGCAGCGGCATTAGTGGTCCCGGCATTGGCGGCGGTGTTGGTGGAGGCGACGGCGGTCACGGTGTTTTTAGTCGAAGGGTTGGCGGCAGCGACGTTGGCTGTCGTGGCATGGGCAGCGTTGGTGGCGGTCGCGGCGCTGGCGGTGGCAAGAATGAAGATCCGAATAGACTGAAGCAGACGTCCATTGGTATTTTCTTCAACAACAAGTCGACAAATTCATTCATCACAGACTcaccaatgaaaacaaattccacGACTTTGACTTCAGTCGCTCCATCGGCTTTTAATAATCATCTTAATTACGATAAATTGACCTCATCGCCTTCTCCGTCCGAGCGTCCGGGCAACGCCGCCGCTACCACGCCTCAGTGGAAGAAGAAGAGACCTCTGGACGACTCGGCCGGCGTCTTCGAGCTCTTCAACAAGAGGCTGAAGATGGAATCTGAAGGACACGAGGACTCGACGCCAACGAGTATCTACGCCGCCgcatcgtcgtcgtcttctGTGGCGGTGACGGTCCGGTGTCCCGTGTGTCAGGCCGGCGTGCAGGAGTCCGACATCAACGAGCACCTGGACTCCTGCCTCTGCTGA
- the fam89a gene encoding sprT-like domain-containing protein Spartan, translated as MSGKSASGSAGGMACIDGLPPLPKSLSGLLNSSGGSWRDMERMYVKKTMIQDDLSRGRNNADSLLAAKPANLDAALALLRKEMVGLRQQDMSLLCQLWSLHESIQEYKGSCQDLSAASGLGMMENGYFDEDDEYYAEPGATPTGDHPDADEMGAAAARVNAAGVGKDDSWESFRVAI; from the exons ATGAGCGGGAAGTCGGCCAGCGGCTCGGCGGGAGGAATGGCGTGCATCGACGGGCTGCCGCCGCTGCCCAAGAGCCTGAGCGGCTTGCTCAACTCGAGCGGCGGCTCGTGGAGGGACATGGAGCGGATGTACGTCAAGAAGACCATGATCCAGGACGACCTGAGCCGGGGCCGGAACAACGCCGACAGCCTGCTGGCCGCCAAGCCGGCCAACCTCGACGCCGCGCTGGCTCTGCTGCGGAAAGAGAtg GTGGGTTTGCGTCAGCAGGACATGTCCCTGCTGTGCCAGCTGTGGTCGCTGCACGAGTCCATCCAAGAGTACAAGGGCAGCTGCCAGGACTTGAGCGCCGCCTCCGGCCTCGGCATGATGGAGAACGGCTACTTCGACGAGGACGACGAGTACTACGCGGAGCCCGGTGCCACGCCCACTGGCGACCACCCGGACGCCGACGAGATGGGGGCCGCGGCGGCGCGCGTGAACGCCGCGGGGGTCGGCAAAGACGACAGCTGGGAATCCTTTCGCGTCGCCATCTGA